A window of Ammospiza caudacuta isolate bAmmCau1 chromosome 20, bAmmCau1.pri, whole genome shotgun sequence genomic DNA:
tgctctccagcctcccctccagctctgcccgTGGCAGGGTCTTCAGCTGCTCccggggacagctggggacaaagagaGGGTCTTAGGGCAAGGACAGCGCCCACAGGTGCCACAGCCAGGTGGGGCACGTTCTCATACTTACTGCCAGAGCAGGGAGTCTGTTTCCGCAGCGCTGTCCTTGGCACAGGGGAGGCTTCCCCTGGATGTGTTCACACTCCTGTCCCACATGTCCCGAGGGGTCATGAAGGTGCCGGTGGCCATGGAGAGCACTGGGGTCATGCTGGTGCCCGTGGCCATAGAGGGCACTGGGGTCATGCTGGTTCCAATGACTGTGGTAGGCACTGGCGTCGTGCTGGTGCCAGCCACCACCGTGGGCACAGGGGTCATGCTGGTGCCAGCAACCACAGTTGGCACTGGGGTCGTGCCAATGCCAGCAACCACAGTGGGCACAGGGGTCATGCTGGTGCCAGCGACCACAGTTGGCACTGGGGTCGTGCTGGTGCCAGCGACCACAGTTGGCACTGGGGTCATGCTGGTGCCAGCGACCACAGTTGGCACTGGGGTCGTGCTGGTGCCAGCGACCACAGTTGGCACTGGGGTCGTGCCAATGCCAGCAACCACAGTGGACACAGGGGTTGTGCTGGTGCCAGCGACCATGGTGGGCACAGGTGTTGTGCTGATGCCAGTAACCACAGTGGGCACAGGGGTTGTGCTGGTGCCAGTGACCACGGTTGGCACAGGGGTCGTGCTGGTGCTGGCGACTGCggtgggcacaggggtgacactgCTGCTGGCATCCTCCTGTAGCTTGCGGAGGGGCAGGCTGTGCCGCAGAGATTCCGTCAGGAGCGAGGTGTTGAGGGTCTTCTCCAGCCACACCAGTGGCAACACCCAGGACACAGCACCCAGGGTTGATTCAGGTGAGGTGACAGGGGTGACAGTGGCTTCTGACCCAGCAGGCTCCAACCCACTTTCCTTGATGGGAGAGAGGCCAGGTGGGCTCTCTTCTGGGGGGACAGAGGTGGGGAACTCTGCTCCCTCAGGGGTGCCTTGGCAATGCAGATGATCAGCACTCCCATTTGCAGATGGGGGCTCcgaggctgcagagctgcaggaaaattCTGGAGGTGCTGCTCGCCACCTGCGGAAGGGAGTCTTCTGCGGAGTGGAGCTGGTGCCAGGGGGCCCTGGGgtgcaggaggctgtgctggcatTGCCAGGGgacccagagctgcacaggggtagagcagagctgcctggggagtTTGGGTTGCAAGACACTGAGCTCATAATGTTGGGGGGCCCTGGGGTGGTGCTGCCAGGGGATTCCAGAGTGCAGggccccaggacaaggctgcaCATGGTGCTGCCAGGGGATTCCAAGATGCTGGCCAGTGGCATGGAGCTGCGTGGGGAGACTGGCACGGTGTTGCCAGGGCACTCTGGGGTGCTGGATCCTAGaatggagctgcacagggaaactgGAATGGTGCTGCTGGAACGCACTGGGGTGCTGGGAACAGGGAgggagctgcacacagagaCTGGCACAGCGCTGCTGGTGGGCTCTGGGGTGCTGGACACTGGGATAGAACTGCACATGGAGGCTGGTatggtgctgctggggggctctggggtgctgAGAACAGGGATGGGACTGCACACAGAGACTGGAATGGTGCTGCTagggggctctggggtgctggacactgggatggagctgcacacagaggctggcccagtgctgctggtgggctCTGAAGTGctggggcccagaactggactgCACAGAGGGGCTGACACAGCGTTGTCAGGGAGCTCTGGTgtgctggacactgggacaggacagCCAGGGGCCTCTGGGCTGGTGCTGCCGGAGGCCTCCAAAGAACCAGGAACAAGGGTGGCATTGCTGGGAGCTTCAGAGGCACCAGGCTTAAGGATGGGAGTCCCGAGGTCACGGGTGGAGGTCCTGCGGGACTCCAGGGTGCAAGGCActggggtggtgctgctgggggggcCCATGGTAGCACTTCGCGGGGCTTCTGGGGTGCAAGGCACCGTGGTGATGCTGCTGCGGGGGCCCCGGGCACAGGACACCGGGGTGGCACAGTCCTACAGGATATTTTAGGGGGAAAAGGGGgtcagggcagccctgcccttTCCCCCTGCACCCGCAGCCATTcgccccagtgtccccatttcccccatgcAGGAAATACGCCCGTCATTCCATTGCGCCAGCACCATCTGCCCGCCCAACATCCGCGGTTCCGGGACACCCCGTTACCCGGCCCGTCCCGTTCGTTATCCCGCACACCGACCTTGAGCCGCAGCCGGCGGAGCAGGGGGGTCAGGCTGGTCCGGTCGGCGCCcgactgcagctgcagctcctgcagcggGGCGCGCCGGGGCCGCTGCTGCGCCTGCCGGGGAACCGGGGCGGGGGGGTCACCGGCGGCAGCACCGGCAGCTCCCccccaccacacacacacacacacacacacacacacacacagataccGGGAGCGCTGCACTGCACCCGCCGCCCCCTCGAGGACCCACCGGAACATCCAAACCCAACCCCGCTCCGGCCCGCACTCACGGCGGGGGTCTTGGCGCGCCGCATGGCCCGGCAATGCTCCCGGTATCGGCCTCGACTGCGGCTGCGGTAACTCTCAACCTCGGCCCCGCCGGGTTGGGGCTGGTCTCGGTCCTGGTTCCCGGTCCGGGCCCGCCGGGTTGAGGTTTTAGGGCTGGTCTCGGTTCCCGGTCCGGCCCCGCCACCGCTCGCGCGCCGCCGGTTTGAAAACCACGCGCGGCTCTGATTGGCTGCGCCGCGCGCGCGTCACCCCGCGCGGCGACCGTTGGGGCATGTCCACTGCCGGTGATTGACATGGGGGTGGGCGTGGCTTCATCCATTGGCCACGCCCCTGCCGCACGGCACAGCTCCGGTAGGGACAGACGGATGGGCAGAAGGATGGGCAGGCGGATTTAGCTCCTCTTGCATCGCCTGCCCCGGGATAACCATCCCACAGACCTGCCCCAGCCCGCCCCGAGGGAGGTTGTCCGTCCCCGCTCCCCCGCCCCGGTGGTCCCGCTTTACCCACCACGAGTCAGGGCAGCACCGCAGCAGTGCCCGCGGCTCTCGGGTTTATTGCTCCCGCGGGGAGAGGTACAGAGCTGAGGTACCCGGGGAGGAGATCGGGGGGTACCCGGGTGACCCCTTGGGGACCCGGCCCAGCAGGGTCCGACCCGCTGCCGGGGTGGGGATGTCCCTGAGCGATGCCGAGGGTCCCAGCCGTGGTGGCTCAGCCAGGCCAGGGCCGGTCCGGGGGGGCGGCGAGGTCGTAGTCAAAGTCGGCGAAGGTGGCGGGGTCGGGTGGGGGCTGCTCGGGGGGTCGGGGGgccactgccaccaccaccgggtccttctgcagcagctcgGCGTCGAAGGCCACCCCGCGGAAGAAGGGATGGCCCTGAAAGTGGTGGAGGTAGCGCAGGCGGTACAGGGGGTtgtggcacagcagctgcggGCAGAGAGAGGACAGTGAGAATGGAAATCTCGGCATCCAGCCCAGGGCCCAATGGGGATCCCAAAATCCGGGCAGAAGGGTTACCTCGGCGAGCAGCCgggccagctcagggctgaaCTCGGGTGGGCTCTCGTAGCTGCTCTGTTTGACACGTTCCAGCATGGCCACATGGTCCCCCGCTGGAGCCACGGGGAACTGGGGGAGCACAGAGTGAATTCAGGGTCTccctgaggtgtccctgtccccccactCTGCAGTCCTTACCTTCCCACTGGCCAGGGCAAAGAGCAGGACTCCCAAGGACCACCAGTCGGCTGCATGGCTGTAGGGCCCCCCACTCAGcacctctggggctgtggggggagTGGGTGAGCACCTGGGGGTCTGtgccccccagcacagccccccagAACAACCCCCTTACCCATGTACTGCAGGGTGCCACAGATGGTGTGGGCTCGCTCACCCCACTGCAGGTACCGGGAGAGGCCGAAATCAGTGAGCTTGAGGTGCCCTGTGGGGCCAGAGGGTGTCCCCATTGACAGGATGTCCCCATTgacagggtgtccccaaggatGGGGTGTCCCCATTGCCAGGGTGTCCCCATTCACAGGGTGTCCCCATGGatggggtgtccccaaggcagCGCCACAGGCTCTTACCTCTCTCATCCAGGAGGATGTTCTCCATCTGAAATGAGACAGGCACTGAGGTGGCCTCTCCATGCTGGGGGTTCAGAGGCCCCCCCCACCCCATcctccagcccccagcccccagccccactgccacccACCTTGATGTCTCTGTGCATGATGCCCAGGTCGTGGAGGTACACTGGGGACAAAACAGAGCCATCAGTGCcgtgtgtcccctcccagcacagccaccccgGGGGTGGCTGACCCTGCTTGCAggtctctgctgctggggacactggtggctgtccccagcttgGGGGCGTCACtcacccagcaccagcaccagctcGGCGGCGAACAGGCGGACGGTGGCCTCGGCCAGGCAGCCAGCTGTGCGCCACAGCGCGTGCAGGTCCCCCGTGCTGCAGTAGGTGCACACTGCGGGGACAGGTGACAGGCCTGAGTGGCaccagggacactggggtggcacGGTGTGCAGAGGGGTCAGAcactgggctggcacaggggtgcAGGGGGTCTCTGGAGCCATGCACTGAGGTGGTGGAGGTGCTGGGGTTATAAAGGCAGCAAGGTGGCACAAGCACCTGGAGCACACGCTGGCAGCAAGGTGGCACAAGCAGCAGGGCAATAGGGGCACTGGGTGACATACTGAGGTGACAGGGATGAGTAAGATGACATCAGCACCAGAGCCCTGTGGGCACTGGGAACACACAAGCACCTGGGACCACACAAGGTACCAAAGTGACCAAGTGGTCCTTGGGGGTCACACAGGCACCGGAGCACACAAACCGcaggcactgaggtgacacagCCATCAGGGCCAGGCAAGCACCAGCACTGGGGTGCTCTGTTCACCCCCACACTGGTCCCTGCCCCGCCGTGGCTTGTCCCCATCCGTGTCCCCATCCGTGTCCCCCCCGCAGGCCGCGGTGGGTGCGGGTTGGAGGCGGCAGCCGGAGCGCCGGGCTGgccccggggccgcggcggggggAGCGCGCAGGGCGGGGACACGTGTGCGGGCGGCGGGGACACGTGCGCGGGCAGGGGGGGCCCGCGGGCAGATGGTCACTCACTGATGAAGAGGTGGCGCTGGCCCTGCCAGCTGTCCCCCAGCCCGTGCACGAACGGGTGCCTGACCTGTCTCTGGGGACACAAAAGCGCACAGAGTGAGCGGCCCCCGGGCAGGGGACCCTGCTCCTGCCATCTCCCATCCGCAGCTCCTGGGGTCCCCATGGCCGCCCTGAACCCCTTCACGGGCTGGAGTCCCTCCCGGCCCCCCCTCACCTGGATGCTCACTTCTTCTTTGCACTGTTTGAGGGTGTCACGGCGCAGCACCTCCACTTTGGGCACAACCTAGGGGGCGAGGCGCTGTCAAAGGGGGGGACAAGGGCAGGTGGGAGCACCCAGGGGCCCCAGGGGCAGCACCCACCTTCACGGCGCAGaccttctccctcccacagTCCAGCACTTTGAGGATGGTCCCGAAGGAGCCTTTGGCCACGAAGCCCAGGATCTGAGGGGAGGAACGGGCTGAGCACGCCATGGAGATGGATTTGGGGCGCTCAGAATGGGGTCCGGCATGGGGTAAGGTGAGGGGCAcagagcacccagagcagaCCCTGGGGACACATGGGGACCCAACAGAGACCGCAGCAGGATTCATGGGGACCCAGTatggagcacagggacacgggggacagggacacggggacaccaaGGAGGCAGCGGTGGATTTGACAGAATGCACAGAACCCTGCGGGTCCTCGGTGGGATGCCACGCTCCGGTGGGGTGCGGGGGAACGCCGGTAGAGCATACCGAGACCCGGTACGGGCACCTGGCGGCGGCGCGGATGGAAGGGGAGCCGGCGGAGCGGCCGGGGACGCCGGTAGGATGCGCAGGGAGCCGGCAGAGCGTGCGAGGGGAGCCCGGTGAGGCAGCCGGCGATGCCGGGATGGCGGCGCGGGGTGCACGGACAGCACGAGAGGATGCTCAGGGCGCTGGGGGACCCCGGTAGAGACGTGCAGGAAGCCCGGTAGGACGAGCAGGGACAGCGGTACAGGGTGCGAGGGGACCCGTTAGGGGACTGCCGGGACTGCCGGGGCGGGATGCACGGGGGAGCACGATCGGGGATCCCGTTCGGATGCAGCGGGACCCCGTTCGGAGGGTGGGGGCTCCGGGACGGCAccttgagctgctgctggcgggcgGAGGGGCGGACGGGGAACTCCGGCAGGAACAACGAGACGAGCTGCGGCAGCGGCCACCCGGGCAGCGGCGGCTCCTCGGCGGGGCCCCGCGGGGCCAGGGCGAGCCCCGGTACCGGCACCGGGACCGAC
This region includes:
- the RSKR gene encoding ribosomal protein S6 kinase-related protein, whose translation is MGATSSGPGPTPAPVRPPQGRAVGSWVRALLSRAGSVPVSVPVPVPGLALAPRGPAEEPPLPGWPLPQLVSLFLPEFPVRPSARQQQLKILGFVAKGSFGTILKVLDCGREKVCAVKVVPKVEVLRRDTLKQCKEEVSIQRQVRHPFVHGLGDSWQGQRHLFIMCTYCSTGDLHALWRTAGCLAEATVRLFAAELVLVLVYLHDLGIMHRDIKMENILLDERGHLKLTDFGLSRYLQWGERAHTICGTLQYMAPEVLSGGPYSHAADWWSLGVLLFALASGKFPVAPAGDHVAMLERVKQSSYESPPEFSPELARLLAELLCHNPLYRLRYLHHFQGHPFFRGVAFDAELLQKDPVVVAVAPRPPEQPPPDPATFADFDYDLAAPPDRPWPG